The following are encoded in a window of Psilocybe cubensis strain MGC-MH-2018 chromosome 4, whole genome shotgun sequence genomic DNA:
- a CDS encoding Cytochrome P450 monooxygenase 91, with the protein MVYKVPPRMFKLLLAAQTVCIVLFIRFCLKQLRRIVANAGLNVVPGPPSKSFFKGTFREAFNPNAWEFYSEMEQYGTVVKVKALLGENQLFIFDPKALTQILTKDQHIFEEGTGVIEGRKLMFGNGLLSTNGEHHRKQRKMLNPVFSIAHMRDMVPIFSLVVNRLCNTLKSKVQSGPQEVDIMHWLTRTAMELLGQSGLAYSFDPLTADGIPHPFTQAIKDLGPALIKFRFSRTYLLPTIVRIGTPRFRRFILDILPLKDLHRFRDIVDLTYSTSLEVYESKKKALYAGDELVTKQIGQGKDILSILMRANLNASNEDKLPEDEIIGQIATLIFAGTDTTSAGLARILHLLSINQDVQERLRLELAEAKMAHGNDLSYDVLVALPYLDAICRETLRLFPPVTRLQRTTRKDVVLSLSKPIKATTGEELTELLVPENTDIIIGIMACNRNPDLWGPDANEWKPERWLNPLPETVTQAHLPGIYSNLMTFIGGGRSCIGFKFSQLEMKSVLSSLITSFKFTPSEKEIIWKMTGIAAPTIHGSSDKAKLPLVMEMVQTQ; encoded by the exons ATGGTATATAAAG TACCGCCAAGGATGTTCAAGCTATTACTTGCTGCACAAACCGTCTGTATCGTGCTATTTATACGTTTTTGCTTGAAACAGCTCCGTCGGATTGTGGCAAATGCAGGGCTCAACGTTGTTCCGGGACCCCCGTCGAAATCGTTCTTCAAAG GTACTTTCAGGGAAGCCTTCAATCCCAATGCATGGGAGTTTTATTCAGAAATGGAACAAT ATGGGACTGTAGTCAAGGTTAAGGCATTGCTTGGC GAAAATCAGCTTTTCATATTCGACCCCAAGGCCCTTACTCAAATTCTCACCAAG GATCAACACATTTTTGAAGAAGGCACAGGAGTCATCGA AGGGAGAAAGTTAATGTTCGGAAATGGGCTCCTGAGTACGAACG GCGAACACCACcggaagcaaagaaaaatgtTGAACCCTGTGTTTTCGATAGCTCACATGCGAGATATGG ttcCAATCTTTTCTCTTGTGGTTAATAGGCTTTGCAATACTTTGAAAAGTAAAGTACAGAGTGGTCCGCAAGAG GTTGATATCATGCATTGGTTGACTCGAACAGCAATGGAGCTACTGGGTCAGAGTGGCTTAGCTTATTCTTTCGACCCTTTAACGGCAGACGGTATACCGCATCCATTCACACAAGCCATAAAGGATCTTGG CCCTGCTTTGATAAAGTTTCGGTTTTCTCGCACGTATCTCCTGCCAACCATTGTCCGGATTGGAACTCCCAGATTTCGCCGATTCATACTTGACATCCTCCCACTGAAGGATTTACACCGTTTTCGGGACATTGTGGACTTGACCTACAGCACATCCCTCGAAGTATATGAATCCAAGAAGAAAGCCCTTTATGCAGGGGACGAACTTGTTACAAAACAGATAGGCCAAGGGAAGGACATTCTTAGCATACTCA TGAGAGCTAATCTTAATGCATCAAACGAGGATAAGCTACCAGAAGACGAGATTATAGGGCAGATAGC AACTTTGATTTTTGCTGGTACCGATACCACTTCAGCAGGGTTGGCTAGAATCTTGCATCTGCTTTCTATAAATCAGGACGTACAAGAAAGACTTCGTCTTGAATTAGCCGAGGCAAAAATGGCCCATGGGAATGATTTGTCTTACGACGTGCTCGTCGCGTTGCCTTACCTAGACGCCATATGCCGCGAGACGCTCAGGCT TTTCCCCCCTGTAACGCGCCTCCAAAGAACCACTCGGAAAGACGTTGTGCTCTCGCTGTCCAAGCCAATTAAGGCAACGACTGGAGAAGAGTTAACAGAGCTCCTAGTCCCGGAAAACACTGATATAATAATCGGGATTATGGCTTGTAACCGCAACCCAGACCTGTGGGGCCCGGACGCAAATGAATGGAAACCAGAGCGTTGGCTGAATCCGCTCCCAGAAACAGTCACTCAAGCTCATCTACCCGGAATATACTCAAACCT AATGACATTTATTGGTGGAGGGAGGTCATGCAT TGGATTCAAGTTCTCGCAGCTGGAAATGA AATCTGTGCTATCATCTTTAATAACTTCATTCAAATTCACCCCTTCGGAAAAGGAGATCATCTGGAAAATGACAGGAATAGCCGCACCCACCATCCATGGATCTAGTGACAAGGCAAAATTGCCTCTCGTCATGGAAATGGTACAAACGCAGTAG